A window of the Miscanthus floridulus cultivar M001 chromosome 14, ASM1932011v1, whole genome shotgun sequence genome harbors these coding sequences:
- the LOC136505047 gene encoding protein RETICULATA-RELATED 1, chloroplastic-like isoform X1, producing the protein MASYLAAFHPTLSPDHPITHPHRCPARPNPTTGLLPSRHRARPPAAVRLAISASSTSAPPPSADRSEAASSLERCLSATASGAGMGMGAAPPASAPPRAPPAMKGGRKQYGAFGAVTLEKAKLDLSQRRKKIMPELATGGGGGDIGKRIGHGGGDGGDDDGDDDDYFDDFDDGEEEEGGLFRRRIVVQELFNREFVEAVLQEWCKTMSNLPAGLRQACEMGLVSSAQMVRYLSIFARPTNTRSFSRALPGWLSRGLVGRTLADPSFPHKMALEFMATFSSSIWWEMNIRKERFGQEWDLVIVNALTASCCNLMVLGLLAPCRSYGSTSRFDFQNAIEKLPNNIFEKSYPLREFDLPKRISAFFYKAAELSLVGFVAGSVQGGMSKVLSARKERWLSVTIPSISANALGYGAFLGLYANLRYQLLCGLDQYMVKRFDVLGVAIFFSTAARLMNIQIGEASRRTWLGEEADPQYSDRLLRAYKRPVEVYMDQQDSRWFISKDAIVSGLGLLGIKQGGPEAALSKPRRKRVVRKKVASG; encoded by the exons ATGGCGTCGTACCTCGCCGCCTTCCACCCCACTCTTTCCCCGGACCACCCCATAACCCATCCGCATCGCTGCCCTGCGCGCCCCAACCCTACCACCGGCCTCCTCCCGTCTCGCCACCGCGCTCGTCCCCCCGCGGCCGTCCGCCTCGCCATTTctgcctcctccacctccgcccCGCCCCCATCGGCGGATCGGTCGGAGGCCGCGTCGTCTCTGGAGAGATGCCTCTCGGCGACGGCGTCGGGGGCGGGGATGGGAATGGGGGCGGCGCCACCAGCCTCGGCCCCGCCGCGCGCCCCGCCGGCGATGAAGGGGGGACGGAAGCAGTACGGCGCGTTCGGCGCCGTCACGCTCGAGAAGGCCAAGCTCGATCTCTCCCAGCGCCGCAAGAAGATCATGCCCGAG CTGGCaacaggtggtggtggtggagatatTGGAAAAAGGATCGGTCATGGTGGgggtgatggtggtgatgatgatggtgatgatgatgattactttgatgattttgatgatggagaggaagaagaaggtgggCTTTTTAGGAGGCGAATTGTTGTACAAGAG CTATTCAATAGAGAGTTTGTAGAAGCTGTGTTGCAAGAATGGTGCAAGACGATGAGTAATTTGCCTGCTGGTCTCCGCCAAGCTTGTGAGATG GGTTTGGTGAGTTCTGCACAGATGGTACGTTACTTGTCAATATTTGCAAGACCTACAAACACTAGGTCCTTCTCAAGAGCTCTTCCAGGTTGGCTTTCCAGAGGTCTTGTTGGAAG GACACTTGCTGATCCATCATTCCCACATAAGATGGCTTTGGAGTTTATGGCTACCTTTTCCTCGTCTATTTGGTGGGAAATGAATATTCGCAAGGAGAG GTTTGGACAAGAATGGGACTTGGTGATTGTGAATGCTTTGACTGCATCGTGTTGCAACTTGATGGTTCTTGGGCTTTTGGCACCGTGCCGTTCATATGGAAGTACATCTCGATTTGACTTCCAAAATGCAATTGAGAAACTTCCAAATAACATATTTGAGAAGAGCTATCCTTTGAGAGAGTTTGATCTACCAAAACGAATCAGTGCATTCTTTTATAAAGCTGCTGAGCTTAGTCTGGTTGGGTTTGTGGCTGGCTCTGTTCAAGGTGGTATGTCAAAAGTCTTGTCTGCAAGAAAAGAAAGGTG GTTATCGGTGACTATTCCCTCTATCAGTGCCAATGCTCTTGGTTATGGAGCTTTCCTAGGACTCTATGCGAACTTGCGTTATCAATTGCTCTGTGGACTAGACCAATATATGGTCAAGCGCTTTGATGTTTTGGGTGTGGCAATCTTCTTTAGCACAGCAGCAAG ACTGATGAATATTCAGATTGGTGAGGCATCAAGGCGAACATGGCTTGGCGAGGAAGCTGATCCACAGTACTCAGATCGACTGCTGAGAGCATACAAGAGGCCTGTGGAGGTTTACATGGACCAACAGGATTCAAGGTGGTTTATATCCAAGGATGCAATCGTATCTGGCCTTGGTCTTCTAGGCATCAAGCAGGGTGGACCCGAGGCAGCATTGTCTAAGCCTCGTCGAAAGAGAGTCGTCCGCAAAAAGGTCGCTTCAGGTTGA
- the LOC136505047 gene encoding protein RETICULATA-RELATED 1, chloroplastic-like isoform X2: MASYLAAFHPTLSPDHPITHPHRCPARPNPTTGLLPSRHRARPPAAVRLAISASSTSAPPPSADRSEAASSLERCLSATASGAGMGMGAAPPASAPPRAPPAMKGGRKQYGAFGAVTLEKAKLDLSQRRKKIMPELATGGGGGDIGKRIGHGGGDGGDDDGDDDDYFDDFDDGEEEEGGLFRRRIVVQELFNREFVEAVLQEWCKTMSNLPAGLRQACEMGLVSSAQMVRYLSIFARPTNTRSFSRALPGWLSRGLVGRTLADPSFPHKMALEFMATFSSSIWWEMNIRKERFGQEWDLVIVNALTASCCNLMVLGLLAPCRSYGSTSRFDFQNAIEKLPNNIFEKSYPLREFDLPKRISAFFYKAAELSLVGFVAGSVQGGMSKVLSARKERLSVTIPSISANALGYGAFLGLYANLRYQLLCGLDQYMVKRFDVLGVAIFFSTAARLMNIQIGEASRRTWLGEEADPQYSDRLLRAYKRPVEVYMDQQDSRWFISKDAIVSGLGLLGIKQGGPEAALSKPRRKRVVRKKVASG; this comes from the exons ATGGCGTCGTACCTCGCCGCCTTCCACCCCACTCTTTCCCCGGACCACCCCATAACCCATCCGCATCGCTGCCCTGCGCGCCCCAACCCTACCACCGGCCTCCTCCCGTCTCGCCACCGCGCTCGTCCCCCCGCGGCCGTCCGCCTCGCCATTTctgcctcctccacctccgcccCGCCCCCATCGGCGGATCGGTCGGAGGCCGCGTCGTCTCTGGAGAGATGCCTCTCGGCGACGGCGTCGGGGGCGGGGATGGGAATGGGGGCGGCGCCACCAGCCTCGGCCCCGCCGCGCGCCCCGCCGGCGATGAAGGGGGGACGGAAGCAGTACGGCGCGTTCGGCGCCGTCACGCTCGAGAAGGCCAAGCTCGATCTCTCCCAGCGCCGCAAGAAGATCATGCCCGAG CTGGCaacaggtggtggtggtggagatatTGGAAAAAGGATCGGTCATGGTGGgggtgatggtggtgatgatgatggtgatgatgatgattactttgatgattttgatgatggagaggaagaagaaggtgggCTTTTTAGGAGGCGAATTGTTGTACAAGAG CTATTCAATAGAGAGTTTGTAGAAGCTGTGTTGCAAGAATGGTGCAAGACGATGAGTAATTTGCCTGCTGGTCTCCGCCAAGCTTGTGAGATG GGTTTGGTGAGTTCTGCACAGATGGTACGTTACTTGTCAATATTTGCAAGACCTACAAACACTAGGTCCTTCTCAAGAGCTCTTCCAGGTTGGCTTTCCAGAGGTCTTGTTGGAAG GACACTTGCTGATCCATCATTCCCACATAAGATGGCTTTGGAGTTTATGGCTACCTTTTCCTCGTCTATTTGGTGGGAAATGAATATTCGCAAGGAGAG GTTTGGACAAGAATGGGACTTGGTGATTGTGAATGCTTTGACTGCATCGTGTTGCAACTTGATGGTTCTTGGGCTTTTGGCACCGTGCCGTTCATATGGAAGTACATCTCGATTTGACTTCCAAAATGCAATTGAGAAACTTCCAAATAACATATTTGAGAAGAGCTATCCTTTGAGAGAGTTTGATCTACCAAAACGAATCAGTGCATTCTTTTATAAAGCTGCTGAGCTTAGTCTGGTTGGGTTTGTGGCTGGCTCTGTTCAAGGTGGTATGTCAAAAGTCTTGTCTGCAAGAAAAGAAAG GTTATCGGTGACTATTCCCTCTATCAGTGCCAATGCTCTTGGTTATGGAGCTTTCCTAGGACTCTATGCGAACTTGCGTTATCAATTGCTCTGTGGACTAGACCAATATATGGTCAAGCGCTTTGATGTTTTGGGTGTGGCAATCTTCTTTAGCACAGCAGCAAG ACTGATGAATATTCAGATTGGTGAGGCATCAAGGCGAACATGGCTTGGCGAGGAAGCTGATCCACAGTACTCAGATCGACTGCTGAGAGCATACAAGAGGCCTGTGGAGGTTTACATGGACCAACAGGATTCAAGGTGGTTTATATCCAAGGATGCAATCGTATCTGGCCTTGGTCTTCTAGGCATCAAGCAGGGTGGACCCGAGGCAGCATTGTCTAAGCCTCGTCGAAAGAGAGTCGTCCGCAAAAAGGTCGCTTCAGGTTGA